One segment of Prinia subflava isolate CZ2003 ecotype Zambia chromosome 11, Cam_Psub_1.2, whole genome shotgun sequence DNA contains the following:
- the LOC134556310 gene encoding ovotransferrin-like, translated as MKPALLAVLSFGIVALCFAAPQKPSIRWCTISSAEEKKCNNLKDHMQQENFAFSCLQKASYLDCIKAISNTEADAISLDGGQIFEAGLAPYKLKPIAAEVYEHSEGSTTSYYAVAVVKKGTGFSIDELRGKTSCHTGLGRSAGWVIPIGILTHRGDIEWDGKDSGSIEQAVANFFSASCVPGATTEPKLYRQCKGDAKTKMSRTGPYSGYSGAFHCLKDGKGEVAFVKHTTVQENAPAEKDEYELLCLDGTRQPVDNYKACHWARVPAHAVVARDDSKVNDIWNFLSKAQEKYGVGTTSTFHLFGPPGKKDPALKDLLFKDSAVQLKQIPSLMDAQLYLGFEYYSAVQSLQEDRLTPSRRGSKVQWCAIGRDEKKKCDVWSVMSNGDVECVVAEDTKECITKIMKGEADAISLDGGFVYTAGVCGLVPVMAESYEENHCGSQEEPATYFAVAVVKKSDKDISWNNLQGKKSCHTAVGRTAGWNIPMGLIHNRTGNCNFDEYFSQGCAPGSPPTSRLCQLCKGSGGVPPEKCVASSHEQYYGYTGALRCLVEQGDVAFIRHTTVEENTDGKNTESWAKDLKMNQFELLCTDGQRANVMDYRRCNLARVPTHAVMARPEKAQQVREMLENQERLFGAKGTRNKDFNMFAYETKDLLFKDRTKCLIKLQDGTSYKEFLGEKYYASLASLNTCNPSDLLQVCTFLEDKTATELVTLAALGSESLSSLNHSMFLQAPPAGPSRSSSSGRTTAPIGPRAPPFPACRAAGSGSVLWPRVRAMAGGLEPHLEALRRELHGPAVLSVLVALIAVAITFLIWRFVQGRRSSRKAVLLLGLCDAGKTLLFARLLSGRYRHTQTSITDSSAVYRLSQDKSTSVTLIDLPGHESLRLQFLERFKAAARAIVFVVDSVAFQREVKDVAEFLYQVLVDSTVLRNAPALLIACNKQDVTMAKSAKLIQQQLEKELNTLRVTRSAAPTSLEATGGPAQLGKKGKDFDFSQLPMKVEFVECSARGSKGEEGEADLEGLEKWLVKVA; from the exons ATGAAACCCGCTCTCCTCGCTGTGCTGTCCTTCGGGATAGTGG ctctgtgttttgctgCTCCCCAAAAGCCAAGCATCAGGTGGTGCACAATATcctcagcagaagagaaaaaatgcaaTAACCTGAAGGACCACATGCAACAGGAGAACTTTGCTTTCAGTTGCCTGCAGAAAGCATCGTACCTCGACTGCATAAAAGCCATTTCG AATACTGAAGCAGATGCCATTAGCTTGGATGGAGGTCAAATTTTTGAGGCAGGCCTTGCTCCCTACAAGCTGAAGCCCATTGCTGCTGAGGTCTATGAACACAGTGAAG GCTCCACCACCAGCTACTACGCGGTGGCCGTTGTGAAGAAAGGAACGGGCTTCTCCATAGACGAGCTGCGGGGCAAGACCTCGTGCCACACGGGGCTGGGCCGGTCTGCGGGCTGGGTCATCCCCATCGGGATCCTCACCCACCGCGGCGACATCGAGTGGGACGGCAAGGACTCGGGCTCCATCGAGCAGG CCGTGGCCAATTTCTTCTCTGCCAGCTGTGTTCCCGGTGCCACCACTGAACCCAAACTGTACCGTCAGTGCAAGGGCGATGCCAAGACCAAAATGTCCCGCACAGGACCTTATTCTGGATATTCTGGAGCTTTTCA CTGTCTGAAAGATGGGAAAGGAGAAGTGGCTTTCGTGAAACACACAACTGTTCAAG AAAATGCCCCAGCTGAGAAGGACGAGTACGAGCTGCTGTGTCTGGATGGCACCCGCCAGCCCGTGGACAACTACAAGGCCTGTCACTGGGCCAGGGTCCCTGCTCACGCCGTTGTGGCTCGAGATGACAGCAAGGTCAATGACATCTGGAACTTCCTCTCCAAAGCACAG GAAAAATATGGCGTGGGCACAACCAGCACCTTCCACCTCTTTGGGCCACCTGGCAAGAAGGACCCAGCCCTCAAAGACTTGCTTTTCAAAGACTCTGCAGTACAGCTGAAGCAAATCCCGTCACTGATGGATGCTCAGCTCTACCTGGGCTTTGAGTATTACAGTGCTGTCCAGAGCCTCCAGGAAG atcGCCTGACCCCCAGCCGCAGGGGCAGCAAGGTCCAGTGGTGTGCCATTGGCAGGGATGAGAAGAAGAAGTGTGATGTCTGGAGCGTGATGAGCAACGGGGATGTGGAGTGCGTTGTGGCAGAGGACACCAAGGAATGCATCACGAAGATCATG AAAGGTGAAGCAGATGCCATCAGCTTAGATGGAGGCTTTGTCTACACTGCCGGCGTGTGTGGCTTGGTGCCAGTGATGGCAGAGAGCTACGAGG AAAATCACTGCGGGTCACAAGAAGAACCAG caaCCTACTTTGCTGTGGCTGTTGTGAAGAAGTCTGACAAGGATATCAGCTGGAACAACCTGCAGGGTAAGAAGTCGTGCCACACCGCCGTGGGGAGAACTGCTGGCTGGAACATCCCCATGGGCCTGATCCACAACAGGACAGGCAACTGCAACTTCG ATGAATActtcagccagggctgtgctcccgGGTCTCCTCCCACCTCccggctgtgccagctgtgcaaGGGCTCCGGGGGGGTCCCTCCGGAGAAGTGCGTGGCCAGCAGCCACGAGCAGTACTACGGCTACACCGGAGCTCTACG GTGTCTGGTTGAGCAGGGGGATGTGGCCTTTATCAGGCACACCACTGTTGAGGAGAACACTGATG gcaaaaatacagaaagctgGGCCAAAGATCTGAAAATGAACCAATTTGAGTTGCTGTGCACTGATGGGCAGCGGGCAAATGTCATGGACTACAGGAGATGCAACCTGGCCAGAGTCCCTACCCACGCTGTGATGGCACGTCCTGAGAAGGCACAGCAAGTCCGTGAGATGCTGGAGAACCAAGAG AGGCTGTTTGGAGCAAAAGGAACCAGGAATAAAGATTTCAATATGTTTGCATATGAAACCAAGGATCTTCTGTTTAAAGACCGGACAAAGTGCCTGATCAAGCTCCAAGATGGAACATCATACAAGGAATTCCTCGGAGAGAAATACTATGCTTCACTTGCCAGCCTCAACACCTGCAATCCATCAG atCTTCTCCAGGTGTGCACCTTCCTTGAGGACAA GACAGCGACAG AACTGGTGACCTTGGCAGCGCTGGGGTCGGAGAGCCTTTCCAGCCTAAACCATTCCATGTTTCTGCAGGCTCCCCCGGCGGGTCCCTCCcgctccagctcctcagggagAACTACAGCTCCCATCGGCCCCCGCGCTCCGCCCTTCCCGGCGTGCCGCGCGGCCGGAAGCGGAAGTGTGTTGTGGCCACGTGTGCGGGCCATGGCGGGCGGGCTGGAGCCGCACCTGGAGGCGCTGCGGCGGGAGCTGCACGGCCCCGCCGTGCTCTCCGTGCTCGTCGCGCTAATCGCCGTCGCCATCACCTTCC TGATCTGGCGGTTcgtgcagggcaggaggagcagccgCAAggccgtgctgctgctgggcctcTGCGACGCGGGGAAGACGCTGCTTTTCGCGCGG CTGCTGTCGGGGCGCTACCGCCACACCCAGACCTCCATCACCGACAGCTCCGCCGTGTACAGGCTCAGCCAGGACAAG AGCACCAGTGTGACCTTGATCGACCTTCCAGGCCATGAGAGCCTGAGGCTGCAGTTCCTGGAGAGGTTCAAGGCCGCAGCCAG AGCCATCGTGTTCGTGGTGGACAGCGTGGCCTTCCAGCGGGAGGTGAAGGACGTGGCGGAATTCCTGTACCAGGTGCTGGTGGACAGCACCGTGCTCCGGAACGCGCCCGCGCTGCTCATCGCCTGCAACAAGCAAG ATGTCACAATGGCAAAATCAGCAAAACTCATCCAGCAACAGCTGGAGAAAGAGCT caaTACTCTGCGGGTGACACGCTCTGCAGCCCCCACCAGCCTGGAGGCCACCGggggccctgcccagctgggcaaGAAGGGAAAGGACTTCGACTTCTCCCAGCTGCCCATGAAGGTGGAGTTTGTGGAGTGCAGTGCTCGAGGCagcaagggagaggagggagaggctgaCTTGGAGGGCCTGGAGAAGTGGCTGGTGAAGGTGGCCTga